From the Psilocybe cubensis strain MGC-MH-2018 chromosome 9, whole genome shotgun sequence genome, one window contains:
- a CDS encoding Target of rapamycin complex 2 subunit sin1, with protein sequence MSLISDTDFLIHSVRLSYLRDVEDPYGPRIITLDPAYQSNPYILAASLADVERWPELALPASPNLSEDEQERPLGLPGARLKHTQTIMGGRTGGLGMRINAKRASTSKRMSVTPQQLDMKNFVSGNAPVQEALSETVPIAKTLARSDPGGESWIKIEESDDENSPEPTVHIHQATAPEEAPVTKVVQFIPKFKGAAEMEARRRIRMAARRGPGGAMTRQPQPQNLSFDTSSEEEAGEPVISDESSSDEFEEVGGKAAESMDEGDEFDPVFAASRVPPTSDTASDDNSMFSSGVNSNPSTSVPISSSQTNNRIRPRLSPVSETTGRNPQRHRRPEGGVTTSRTRGDSTTSIHTSSPSAQLSTFDNLFTRKKVTPFKPLKSSLTAMLASSGSSSNPFAEMYAAISGRGESASTNVQVYFPHAKQPRGKAMDLNVKRDATVEEVIGFALWSYWEEGWQPKLDEGLSENDPKASTRLSAVGWILRIAEDDGEVDDDFPPPDRMGKVVKFNADAYAVLEATPTQIQQNQILESKIQRRPSRTSAARKPEKLAVPNAPSTAPASTAYGSSLGSVLSTSMGPSQSHGPQIFLRIRVADHADVVHISTTIEVSAGMYLQEALELVCRKRRIENPSEYALLLADKSIIIPLDRTVASLQGKTELLLVKRNMLPYMSAVPLRGVGRTTDPNASIFKPNETTEQQVSAALDFTTSYKKYTIYRKVPMLVTRQERTLAIDGVYIHIMPSTNKARAVFDSGKTSSFHIKSIADCQQSTKTSSIFKIILNRGAGNKRYDFEAENPRLAAEIVQNIKNLKMAVERSGTISKQRRSRQIV encoded by the exons GCTGGCTCTACCAGCCAGTCCCAACTTGAGCGAAGATGAACAGGAAAGACCTCTGGGCTTGCCTGGTGCACGGTTGAAGCACACCCAAACCATAATGGGAGGTCGCACAGGAGGACTGGGAATGCGCATCAACGCCAAACGGGCCTCGACATCTAAACGCATGTCTGTTACGCCTCAGCAACTCGACATGAAGAACTTTGTGTCAGGAAACGCACCAGTACAAGAAGCGCTAAGTGAAACAGTCCCAATAGCCAAAACGCTGGCACGATCGGACCCCGGAGGCGAGAGTTGGATAAAGATTGAGGAATCGGACGATGAAAATTCACCAGAGCCGACTGTACACATCCATCAGGCGACCGCTCCTGAAGAGGCCCCAGTGACGAAGGTTGTGCAATTTATTCCCAAATTCAAAGGAGCTGCAGAAATGGAGGCTCGTAGACGTATACGCATGGCTGCACGCAGAGGGCCCGGTGGTGCTATGACGAgacaacctcaacctcaaaaTCTCAGCTTTGATACATCATCGGAGGAAGAAGCAGGAGAACCAGTGATAAGCGACGAATCATCGTCGGATGagtttgaagaggttggaggGAAAGCAGCGGAGAGCATGGATGAAGGCGACGAATTTGACCC AGTCTTTGCTGCGTCGCGTGTGCCTCCTACCTCAGACACCGCTTCGGATGACaattcaatgttttcatCTGGCGTAAATTCGAATCCGAGCACTTCGGTTCCTATATCATCCTCGCAAACAAACAACCGCATTCGGCCGCGCTTGAGCCCAGTATCAGAAACCACAGGACGCAATCCACAGCGACACAGGCGTCCCGAGGGTGGGGTAACAACATCGAGGACCCGGGGAGACAGCACCACATCTATTCACACATCGTCTCCATCCGCCCAATTATCCACCTTTGACAACCTGTTTACTCGCAAGAAGGTCACGCCTTTCAAGCCCCTGAAATCGAGTCTGACAGCCATGCTCGCGTCGTCGGGCAGCTCGTCTAATCCATTTGCCGAGATGTACGCTGCTATTTCAGGACGAGGAGAGTCCGCGTCGACGAATGTGCAAGTCTACTTCCCGCATGCAAAGCAGCCTCGTGGCAAGGCAATGGACCTCAATGTAAAGCGCGATGCAACGGTGGAAGAAGTAATTGGTTTCGCTCTATGGTCCTACTGGGAAGAAGGGTGGCAACCCAAACTGGATGAAGGTCTCTCAGAGAACGACCCGAAAGCGTCAACAAGGCTGTCAGCCGTAGGGTGGATATTGAGAATAGCAGAAGATGATGGGGAAGTCGATGATGATTTTCCAC CACCCGACCGGATGGGCAAGGTCGTCAAGTTCAACGCGGATGCTTATGCTGTTTTGGAAGCAACTCCAACTCAAA TTCAACAAAATCAGATCTTGGAGAGCAAAATTCAGCGTCGTCCTTCACGGACATCTGCAGCACGGAAACCGGAAAAACTTGCTGTGCCCAACGCGCCTTCGACCGCCCCTGCGAGTACAGCCTATGGGTCTTCCCTTGGATCGGTTTTATCAACCTCTATGGGGCCGTCTCAAAGTCATGGTCCCCAAATTTTCTTGCGTATTCGGGTGGCAGACCACGCAGATGTTGTGCACATTTCAACTACCATCGAGGT GTCTGCTGGAATGTATTTGCAAGAAGCCTTGGAGTTGGTCTGTCGTAAAAGGCGGATCGAAAATCCTAGCGAATATGCTCTTTTACTCGCAGATAAGAGTATCATTATTCCATTGGATAGAACAGTAGCGAGCTTGCAGGGTAAGACGGAGCTGTTGCTCGTAAAGCGGAACATGCTGCCATATATGTCGGCTGTCCCTCTCAGGGGCGTTGGAAGGACAACAGATCCGAACG CCTCTATCTTCAAGCCCAACGAAACTACGGAGCAGCAAGTTTCGGCGGCACTGGATTTCACGACCTCGTACAAG AAATACACCATCTACCGAAAGGTACCCATGCTTGTTACGCGCCAAGAACGGACACTGGCCATCGATGGagtttatatccat ATCATGCCATCCACTAATAAAGCGAGAGCGGTATTCGATAGCGGAAAGACATCATCGTTCCACATCAAGAGTATCGCAGACTGCCAACAGTCGACCAAGACATCATCGATCTTCAAGATTATTCTCAATCGCGGAGCAGGCAACAAACGATATGATTTTGAGGCGGAGAACCCCAGACTTGCAG CTGAGATTGTTCAAAATATCAAGAACCTCAAAATGGCCGTTGAACGTTCAGGGACCATCAGCAAACAGCGGAGGAGTAGGCAGATTGTATGA